The following coding sequences are from one Paenibacillus tundrae window:
- a CDS encoding 2-isopropylmalate synthase, with protein sequence MTTNNKRHIEIFDTTLRDGEQAPGASLQPEQKIELAHQLASLGIDVIEPGFPISSPGEFAAVQAISRQLQNVEICGFARAVKGDIDAAVRATADAARRRIHLFISSSDIHIEHQLRRPRSEVVATAREMVSYARQFSDIVEFTAMDAARTKMDDLIEMIEVVIEAGASIINLPDTVGYALPHEYGEMFRRVREGARGGDQVRYSAHCHNDLGLAVANSLAAIANGASQIEVTINGVGERTGNAALEELVMALETRGDVLGATTNIKLEQLYETSRQISRAMHFPIAYNKPVVGRNAFQHESGIHQDGLLKNRNTYEIMDPEALGIPRSMIILGKHSGRHALKDRVRKYGFEPDEQQMEQLYNVFKETADQQKVVSDDQLLQMVSQTMNIPAQDYELVELQVTAGSMTDRMAAVRMRAGGVEQSYSAVGSGPVEAAIHAIGQSISDDITFVDMEIHALSGGEEANAEAAVTVERAGREFRGTAIHSDIVMAAGLAYVAACNAAGLKAESSESGEIAHV encoded by the coding sequence ATGACAACGAATAACAAACGGCACATTGAGATTTTTGATACAACACTGCGTGATGGGGAGCAAGCGCCAGGAGCGAGCCTACAGCCCGAACAAAAAATTGAGCTGGCACATCAACTCGCTTCTCTTGGTATTGACGTCATTGAGCCTGGATTCCCGATCTCCAGCCCAGGGGAGTTCGCGGCGGTTCAGGCGATATCTAGACAATTGCAGAACGTAGAGATCTGTGGATTTGCCCGTGCTGTAAAAGGGGATATTGATGCAGCAGTGCGTGCAACGGCTGATGCTGCTCGCCGCAGAATTCACCTGTTCATTTCTTCGTCAGATATTCATATCGAGCATCAACTGCGTCGTCCGCGCAGCGAAGTTGTGGCTACTGCACGTGAAATGGTTTCATATGCAAGGCAGTTCAGCGATATCGTAGAATTTACGGCAATGGATGCGGCTCGCACCAAAATGGATGACCTGATTGAGATGATTGAAGTGGTCATTGAGGCTGGGGCTTCGATCATTAATCTGCCAGATACGGTTGGTTACGCTCTGCCACATGAATACGGGGAGATGTTCCGTCGTGTGCGTGAAGGCGCGAGAGGCGGGGATCAAGTCCGTTATAGTGCCCATTGTCATAATGATCTGGGTCTTGCGGTGGCGAATAGCTTGGCTGCCATTGCGAATGGGGCTTCTCAGATTGAAGTAACCATTAACGGTGTAGGCGAGCGGACAGGTAATGCAGCATTGGAAGAGCTGGTTATGGCACTGGAAACGCGGGGTGATGTGCTTGGAGCAACAACGAATATCAAATTGGAGCAACTGTACGAGACATCCCGTCAGATTAGCCGAGCGATGCACTTCCCGATTGCCTATAACAAGCCGGTCGTAGGACGTAATGCATTCCAGCACGAATCCGGTATCCATCAGGATGGGCTGTTGAAGAATCGGAACACATACGAGATTATGGATCCAGAAGCACTCGGTATTCCACGCAGCATGATTATTCTGGGTAAACACTCCGGGCGCCATGCCTTGAAGGATCGGGTTCGTAAATATGGGTTTGAGCCGGATGAACAGCAAATGGAACAACTCTACAACGTATTCAAAGAAACGGCTGATCAGCAAAAAGTAGTTAGTGATGACCAGCTGCTTCAGATGGTCAGTCAGACCATGAATATTCCTGCTCAAGATTATGAGCTGGTCGAATTGCAAGTTACGGCAGGTAGCATGACAGATCGTATGGCTGCTGTACGTATGCGTGCAGGTGGAGTAGAACAATCCTATTCCGCAGTAGGAAGTGGGCCTGTAGAAGCGGCGATTCATGCGATCGGTCAGAGCATCTCTGACGATATCACATTTGTAGATATGGAGATCCATGCCTTGAGTGGAGGAGAAGAAGCGAATGCCGAGGCAGCAGTTACGGTTGAGCGTGCTGGTCGGGAATTCAGAGGAACCGCTATACACAGTGATATCGTGATGGCTGCTGGACTTGCGTATGTGGCTGCATGTAATGCTGCCGGACTAAAAGCAGAATCATCCGAAAGTGGAGAAATCGCTCACGTATAA
- a CDS encoding transposase: MGEQRQRYNEEFKKQTVKFIQEQTKTLGDLAEELNIPKSTLHQWMGKYRELKHEPVASVDRVKELEAELKEMRRLLQEKEHTLADTQEELAIVKKAVHIFSKPKS; encoded by the coding sequence ATGGGAGAACAGCGGCAACGATACAATGAAGAATTTAAGAAACAAACGGTAAAATTTATCCAAGAACAGACCAAGACACTCGGAGACTTGGCAGAAGAACTCAACATTCCAAAAAGTACATTACACCAGTGGATGGGCAAGTATCGCGAACTTAAACATGAGCCCGTAGCTAGCGTAGATCGAGTGAAAGAACTGGAAGCAGAGCTTAAAGAAATGCGCCGGTTACTTCAAGAGAAAGAGCATACGCTTGCGGACACGCAAGAGGAACTGGCTATTGTAAAAAAAGCAGTGCACATCTTCAGCAAACCAAAGAGCTAA